A segment of the Symmachiella macrocystis genome:
TGTATCCCGGTGAAAGTTATGCCGGGGGCTATTTTGGATTTGCGGGAATTGGCGTTGCCGAGGGCAGTGATCGCGTGACCGCGGCGCCCGGCGCATTGGATCCACAAGTTGACTTTCTGTTCCAAGTTGCGTTTGCTGCAACCGCTGCGACAATCGTCTCCGGTGCTGTTGCTGGTCGTATGAAGTTCTCCGCGTATCTCGTGTACAGTGCCGTTTTGACAGGTTTCATTTATCCCGTCAGTGGTATGTGGAAATGGGGCGGTGGTTGGCTACAAGCCATGGACTTCCAAGATTTTGCGGGCTCGATCGTCGTCCATGCGGTCGGAGGATTTGCAGGATTGGCCGGAGCGTTGGTATTGGGGCCGCGGATCGGCCGCTACACAGCGGAAGGCAAGTCGGTCCCGATGCCGGGTCACAACTTGGCCATCGCAACATTGGGCGTATTCATCCTGTGGGTGGGCTGGTTTGGTTTCAACCCCGGTAGCCAATTGGCATTCACCGGCACCGACAACACAATGGCCACGATGTTAATTGCTCTCAACACCATGCTCGCAGCGGCCGCCGGTGGATTCGCCGCCATGATGCTCAGTTGGGTGATGTTCAAGAAGCCGGACCTATCGATGGCGCTTAACGGTGTATTGGCCGGTTTGGTTGGCATCACGGCCAACTGTGATCGTGTCACCAACGTTGAAAGCATCATTATTGGTGCTATTGCCGGCGTCCTGGTTGTGATGGCCATCATCGCACTCGACAAGTTGAAAATCGATGACCCCGTGGGTGCTTTCCCGGTACATGGTGTTTGTGGAGTTTGGGGCGGCGTCGCCACCGGCATCTTCGGGGCTGACACCAATCTGGTGACACAAATCATCGGTTCGGCCGCGATTCCCGCCTGGGCATTTTTCACGATGCTGCCGTTATTCCTTGGCTTGAAAGCCGTCGGCATGTTGCGTGTCGATGCTGATGAAGAGGTGGCGGGGTTGGACATGGTCGAACACGGCATGGCCGCTTATACCGCCGACCACTAAGCGTTGGGAATTCTTGGCTGAACGATTTGGGAAAGTCACTTTTCTACGACCAAATCGGTTGGAATGTCATAGCCAGCCAAGTACCCGATAGTGACCTTGAAATGGATTGGACGTGTCGCAGGACGCGGATCGGTGAGATGGGGCGCGATGGCAACGTCGCGTCCCCATCTCCACCGCTAGCCGGTTGGCATTTCCATTGCTGCATACCCACGAGAATTCAAACCACAGGCGAATCATGAAAAAAATCGAAGCCATTATTCGGCATTACAAACTAGAAGACGTCAAAAACGCATTGAGCGCCATCGAAATCCATGGCATGACCGTTACGGAAGTCCGCGGATTTGGACGGCAACGTGGGCACAAGGAGATGTATCGCGGTGCGGAATACACCGTTGATTTCCTGCCCAAAGTCAAACTAGAAGTCGTTGTCATCGACGACGATTGCACCAAAACGGTGGAATCCATTTTGGAGAATGCACGCACAGGAGAAATCGGCGACGGCAAAATCTTTGTCACCGACCTCTCCGAAATCGTACGGATTCGCACAGGCGAAGTCGGCGAAGAAGCCATTT
Coding sequences within it:
- a CDS encoding ammonium transporter, which encodes MAFQDDAAPAEPAAAAPAEGEEAPAAEGEEAPAEEVVVISNDELSFAVDNIVLFLSAVLVILMQPGFAMVEAGFNASKNTVNILFKNLMDLCIGCLLFFLVGYGLMYPGESYAGGYFGFAGIGVAEGSDRVTAAPGALDPQVDFLFQVAFAATAATIVSGAVAGRMKFSAYLVYSAVLTGFIYPVSGMWKWGGGWLQAMDFQDFAGSIVVHAVGGFAGLAGALVLGPRIGRYTAEGKSVPMPGHNLAIATLGVFILWVGWFGFNPGSQLAFTGTDNTMATMLIALNTMLAAAAGGFAAMMLSWVMFKKPDLSMALNGVLAGLVGITANCDRVTNVESIIIGAIAGVLVVMAIIALDKLKIDDPVGAFPVHGVCGVWGGVATGIFGADTNLVTQIIGSAAIPAWAFFTMLPLFLGLKAVGMLRVDADEEVAGLDMVEHGMAAYTADH
- a CDS encoding P-II family nitrogen regulator; this encodes MKKIEAIIRHYKLEDVKNALSAIEIHGMTVTEVRGFGRQRGHKEMYRGAEYTVDFLPKVKLEVVVIDDDCTKTVESILENARTGEIGDGKIFVTDLSEIVRIRTGEVGEEAI